AATTGGGTGGAAGCGTGATATGACACCGTTCTACAGTTATCATTATAACACATAAAAAACCCATATACATCCAATAGATATCTATAATAACAAGTTACCTTCGTATTCTCAAATGCTgagaagaataaatattgaatatgagGTCTATCCTACACGGTTCAAGTTTTCAAGATTTGCGAATATCGGTTTGGATTCTGAATTTTAAGAAACTTTCTGAGAAAAAGTGCGAAAACTTACAAATGTGATTTCTCACTTTCTCAGAATTTTCCTAAACTTGTTTATAATGCCTCTTATATACTACCTGATGATAGAAATATCACTGGTCATTATTGGGAATTGATGTATACGGAGACCTTAcaagatattaatgaaaggtATTGGAACCCTGACGAGCCTAATTAAAATTTGTGctaaaaaatatgaaaaatcatAAAACTGAGTActattttcaaaacttttagaaatttgaaagtaaTAGTTTTAGGCCAAAATTGAGATATGTTTAATGTCCGTCTTTTAGAATGTTAGAATTGAAACATAACTTCATATATAGTCTATATGTGCCACAATGctaataattatttagGGTGATTTTGAGAACCGAAACCATCGTTTTGTGTTGCGCTTTCGCCTTATACTCATAAGGTCACATGCATTTAACGCGTGCACGAATGGAATCTCGACGACAGATGAGCTGTCcttttttgaaaatattgagcCCTGCATCTTTTGCAACAAAATGGAAGCAATACGCATTGTTGAGATTGATGGGGTTTCTGTTTTAACACATGACAGAAACACTCTTAACCCTTTTTCCGAGAGATTTAACAAGAGATATTTAGTGAATGCCATGGATTGTTCCATTATCCGTGATGACATTCTATCAACAATTCATAACCACTTCGATAACCACTCAAAAGACCATTATGTGCGAAAAAGGGTTGTTCCCATCAATTACTACTCTGAAATAGCGGGAGTCAAGGAATCTAAACTCAATGTTTGCAAGATTTGTTTTAACCATTGCGCGCTGAACTACATTAATCAACATCTCAAGAAAGAGCATAGCGTTAAGAGAAATTTCCAACGGCACGTCTTCAGAACAACCGGGTATGCAATTCCCAACCAAAAGTGCGGCTTTTCCTATTTATACCGCGAAAAAGAAGACACCAAACCGCCCACTTCAATGACAACCATCGAAGGCCCGCTTACCCATCTCCGGCACGAGGACAAGTTCCTCCGCACAATCAACGCCAACCTATATTACGGAAAGGGATACCCGCAGTACCTACACAGCGAAAACAAGGAAGAAAGCATACCGATGTTTGAGGCCGTCAAGAAGTATATTCTCCAGGACATACCACATTTGAAGGGCACGCATCCCATTTACAATCGGATGTTGCGAGAGGGCATATTGAAGGTTCCCGTTCTCTTTACGACCCAGGTGATCTATGCAAACTATGCCAGCCGTTTTTTCTACACGTTTGCCAAGTTATGCGATAACCGAATCATCGAGGAAGTGGTGACCAGTCCCACCGACGAAGTGGTGAAGCGAGCGGTGATGGAGACGATCGAGAAGTATATTGTGGCGGAAGAAGACACGACTGAAATGTTTATGAAAGTCGTGATTATCTCGTTGATGCTTCCCGATGACCGGTTTGCGCAGTCGAAGGTGCGAGCCAAAATCTTTGACGGCATCAActatttcttgaagttgGCTATAGCAGACTATATGTTGATGAGAAACAACGCCAAGGAGATTATCAAAAAACTGGGAGAATCTAGCATACCAGGCATTTGAGTCCACACGGTCATGCAACcataaattcaataggACGTTGCCGGCTTTCCAGACGATAGTCGACCAGCAGGATAACCGAAAGGTGATGATCGGCTCGTTCTGGTTCATTACGAGCGAACTCGACAAGTTAGTTAGATGCTTGGTCCGAGAATACCATAACACCGTTTGAAAGTTGCTACCAGAAGGAATGCTGAAGGTGGACGAGCGATATGAGGAGTTTCTGAAGCACGTCAAAGATGTGTTCAGGGGCACGGATTTAGGCTATAGTGTTTTCTATGGACAAGCGAACTCAACAAGCTTTCGTATCAGCGACGCACGAACGAACAAGCTGTATGCAATAAATGGAAGAATCAAAAGTATATGAGAAGCATGTTTGACCAGTCTAGTAGCTTAGCTTGAACATCTTTGTGTGCGTTTTTTCAGCTATGGCTATCCATTCTGGGTGACGAGGTTGCTCACGttatgatgaaatagaagtaTTACTTCGTTTCTCTGACATAcataatttattaactagtaaatattcaattgtatcATGGTGAATCACGATGACATGGAATTTCTAtcataaaaatatatagacTTTCTGCAAAGTTCCTCTGCCCCATTGTTTATAGTTTTGAATTATGacataattttatttgatatcttAAGCTTAATAAGTCATACCACTGTAAAACACAAGAATCCAAGTACACATCCTTCAAAAATACTTCTGAACTGGTCCGAAGTCATTTGTATCAAGTTTCATCATATTTCGAATTGAAATCAACCTTAGTAGACCCTGGGGTGTCATCAGACTCTAAAACCAGTTCGTCAAAGACTATTTCGTCACTGGAATTTGCATGATCATTCCATCcactttcattattttcgtTTTTAGCCAAGACAACATCACGTATTTTATCCTCCCCAGAAATCCCATAACCAGTAATTGGGACAAGCTCATCAAGGGCTTCAAAGTCTCTTTTTTTCTGCTCTTCACTACTTGGGTAAAAAGCTAACCCAAAATCTATCAAAGTGACCCTTCCCGATATTGAAACATGTATATTGTCGAGCCTTATATCATTATGCGAAATTCCCAACAGATGAATTTCCGCGAGTCTCTCCTTAACTACTTTATGCACCCTAAATTTATCCCATTCAGTAGATGGTATTTCTTCtcccaaatcttcaaatatatgcatcGGCTGGCTTGGAATACCATTCCAGTATCCAGAAACTATAAGCTTTGCGAAGTTTGCAGCAAACGACGAATTCGCAAGCAtctcattaatttcaagcTCATTGACGTACATGTCGTAGTAACTATCTTTATCTggaaaattttcttgagCCTGCTCAGGATAGTTGTACCATTTAACAAAGACTGTAGACGGAAGCAACAATCCCAAATTAGGAAAAGATGCAGCagaattatatattatgcGACAAAATGTGTTACCTCGAATGGCATCAAAGTCAACTTCATAGCTTTCTTCTATTGTTATCAATCTTTCTCGAAGTTGACTTCCAGAAATCTTGCTACGTTTCCGTTTACGACTTGGTGTGGGTTCTTCCACAAGTCGAGGAAGCACATTCGCTAATGGATCTGGTCCTTTGGTCTTCTGACTTATTTCAATTAGTCCTGCGAATTTCTCTTTTGTACTGAGCGCCTCTGTATTATCCTTATAGAAAAAGCCTGCTATCGCTGACCTTAGAGTTATGCCATGTTCCACAGTCTCGGGATCATTAATAACATAGTAGTCTATGATCATTTTTCCATCATCCATAATctcatatttgaaaaacCCCGAAAATGACTGATGATCTGAGATAAACACTCTGTCTGTCCCACAGAGAAAGGcttgataaagatattttcTTAAAACTAATGCGCATAAAACTCTAGGCGACCATTCTCGATCTTCAAATAAGTGCTGGTTTTCATGCAGtctcaattgtttcaagtTCAAACGCTTTTCTACGAAACCCGTTATAgctaatttcaattcttgaagtcCTTTAGTTAAAAAATAGTTTTCTGTCTTATAATCTCCTATCGCAAAGCAAATATCTGGATTTCGTCGAGTTGATGCCTTATCATAAGACACATGGACAATATCGGGCTTGAAGTTTGGAATTGTCAACAACGGAGGTAAGATTGAAGCGTGACCAAAATGGTGGTATTCATCCAAGATGTCACGATAAAGTCTAGTAGTGGTATCTTCTATTTGATGAGAAAAATACAGCTGAATATCATCTTCCACATGTCTGGCATCTCCCAAAGGATAAGTATACCTCTTTGATAGCAAGTCTTCGCTGagatttgaattcttaATAACCTTATCAAGGGGAGACAAATACgta
The nucleotide sequence above comes from Debaryomyces hansenii CBS767 chromosome A complete sequence. Encoded proteins:
- a CDS encoding DEHA2D19448p (no similarity) produces the protein MEAIRIVEIDGVSVLTHDRNTLNPFSERFNKRYLVNAMDCSIIRDDILSTIHNHFDNHSKDHYVRKRVVPINYYSEIAGVKESKLNVCKICFNHCASNYINQHLKKEHSVKRNFQRHVFRTTGYAIPNQKCGFSYLYREKEDTKPPTSMTTIEGPLTHLRHEDKFLRTINANLYYGKGYPQYLHSENKEESIPMFEAVKKYILQDIPHLKGTHPIYNRMLREGILKVPVLFTTQVIYANYASRFFYTFAKLCDNRIIEEVVTSPTDEVVKRAVMETIEKYIVAEEDTTEMFMKVVIISLMLPDDRFAQSKVRAKIFDGINYFLKLAIADYMLMRNNAKEIIKKSGESSIPGI
- a CDS encoding DEHA2D19470p (no similarity), producing the protein MYFSGEDSNNITYDDPANKCIRINPSLYARVQDDNEQNIRVFLDTHLLKIRNISHNQKLPTLEHIISKHNASVSTGSTTVMSASNYVTKAMMTAEFREISSDEFKNTYLSPLDKVIKNSNLSEDLLSKRYTYPLGDARHVEDDIQSYFSHQIEDTTTRLYRDILDEYHHFGHASILPPLLTIPNFKPDIVHVSYDKASTRRNPDICFAIGDYKTENYFLTKGLQELKLAITGFVEKRLNLKQLRSHENQHLFEDREWSPRVLCALVLRKYLYQAFLCGTDRVFISDHQSFSGFFKYEIMDDGKMIIDYYVINDPETVEHGITLRSAIAGFFYKDNTEALSTKEKFAGLIEISQKTKGPDPLANVLPRLVEEPTPSRKRKRSKISGSQLRERLITIEESYEVDFDAIRGNTFCRIIYNSAASFPNLGLLLPSTVFVKWYNYPEQAQENFPDKDSYYDMYVNELEINEMLANSSFAANFAKLIVSGYWNGIPSQPMHIFEDLGEEIPSTEWDKFRVHKVVKERLAEIHSLGISHNDIRLDNIHVSISGRVTLIDFGLAFYPSSEEQKKRDFEALDELVPITGYGISGEDKIRDVVLAKNENNESGWNDHANSSDEIVFDESVLESDDTPGSTKVDFNSKYDET